From a single Luteolibacter arcticus genomic region:
- a CDS encoding right-handed parallel beta-helix repeat-containing protein, whose protein sequence is MTLEEARRTLGLSAEEDVKNRLGEFAAARNQIAELVRSAPNETLALRYQDGLIEFDKALAVLREESEKEPEHVVRAREWMVAARGSPPEEPKAETPPPALTPPPPSPTPPPPPPVATTPAPAPSPAPAVEPLDEDEDFPEEPRRGLAARVAAVFLILLVAVAGGGAIYLKHLADQKLRVNERLAFLERLGAMMIEARRWPEATSAYNEIDQIRPGTKTSEIGRRSIEAGMEEEQRQFVGYWSGEATNAFELGRLEDAISAARKVLEKYPNQKEIAELLQKAEQARSTQAREELVTATSAAIQKRRWDEADFKAKQLADSFPGDPEGNALLAEIRAGRDKEAKDRQRARQLFDAAKQRDTGAFDRNAYEWLREAAALAPEDAEIATLYQKIAAYTRTIQVPADYPKLADAIASARDRDRIVVAEGTFTGPLIIDKAISLEGAGRDKTFVEVEASESTAATFGRHSGGTRVSGITFRHRGFEAGNDRFSAVLVRGAEISLSDCRAADAAGHGLAVVEAGRVTATRCLFENNGWDGVAVRGAGSRIELSECEATSNIGHGFDLWDGGSAAIHQSVARDNSGNGIVVGTTADNVVIGNCDLRANREYGIVVAAAGSGRVHANRCRENLLGGMAVRTAAARLIFENNILEKNLGPGLALEKGLLPTAFSTNTATGNAAGQNVVANGDFSSGD, encoded by the coding sequence ATGACCTTGGAGGAAGCACGGCGCACACTCGGATTGTCCGCGGAAGAAGACGTGAAGAACCGCCTGGGGGAATTCGCCGCCGCGCGGAACCAGATCGCGGAACTGGTCCGCAGCGCTCCGAATGAGACGCTGGCGCTGCGCTACCAGGACGGCCTCATCGAGTTCGACAAGGCCCTCGCCGTCCTCCGCGAGGAGTCCGAAAAGGAGCCGGAGCACGTCGTGAGAGCCCGTGAATGGATGGTCGCGGCGCGCGGATCCCCGCCCGAGGAACCCAAGGCCGAAACTCCGCCCCCTGCGCTTACCCCGCCTCCCCCTTCGCCGACCCCGCCACCCCCTCCACCGGTCGCGACGACGCCCGCCCCCGCTCCGTCCCCCGCTCCCGCAGTGGAGCCGCTGGACGAGGACGAAGATTTCCCCGAGGAACCCAGGCGCGGCCTCGCCGCCCGCGTCGCAGCGGTTTTCCTGATCCTGCTGGTAGCGGTCGCCGGTGGCGGCGCGATTTACCTGAAGCACCTGGCCGATCAGAAACTGCGGGTGAACGAGCGGCTGGCCTTTCTGGAGCGACTCGGCGCGATGATGATCGAGGCCCGCCGCTGGCCCGAGGCCACCTCGGCCTACAACGAGATCGACCAGATCCGGCCCGGCACGAAGACCTCCGAGATCGGCCGGCGCAGCATTGAGGCCGGGATGGAGGAAGAGCAGCGGCAATTCGTCGGCTACTGGTCCGGCGAGGCGACCAATGCCTTCGAACTCGGCCGCCTCGAGGATGCGATCAGCGCGGCCCGCAAGGTGCTGGAGAAGTATCCGAACCAGAAGGAAATCGCCGAGCTGCTCCAAAAGGCCGAGCAGGCACGCAGTACCCAGGCGCGCGAGGAACTGGTCACCGCCACCTCCGCCGCCATCCAGAAGCGCCGCTGGGACGAGGCCGACTTCAAGGCGAAGCAGCTCGCCGACTCCTTTCCCGGCGATCCGGAGGGGAATGCCCTGCTCGCCGAGATTCGCGCCGGCCGGGACAAGGAAGCGAAGGACCGCCAGCGCGCCCGCCAGCTCTTCGATGCCGCCAAGCAGCGCGACACCGGCGCCTTCGACCGGAACGCCTACGAGTGGCTGCGGGAAGCCGCCGCCCTTGCCCCGGAAGACGCCGAAATCGCCACGCTCTACCAAAAGATCGCCGCCTACACCCGCACCATCCAGGTGCCGGCCGACTACCCGAAGCTGGCCGACGCCATCGCCTCGGCGCGCGACCGCGACCGCATCGTGGTCGCCGAGGGAACCTTCACGGGCCCCTTGATCATCGACAAGGCGATCTCCCTTGAGGGCGCGGGCCGCGACAAAACCTTCGTGGAAGTGGAGGCCTCCGAAAGCACCGCCGCCACCTTCGGACGCCATTCCGGCGGCACCCGGGTCAGCGGCATCACCTTCCGCCACCGCGGCTTCGAGGCCGGGAATGACCGCTTCTCCGCCGTGCTGGTCCGCGGCGCGGAAATCTCGCTCAGCGATTGCCGGGCCGCCGATGCCGCCGGCCACGGGCTCGCAGTCGTCGAGGCCGGCCGGGTGACTGCCACCCGCTGCCTGTTTGAGAACAATGGCTGGGACGGCGTGGCCGTCCGCGGGGCCGGCAGCCGCATCGAACTCTCCGAATGCGAGGCCACGAGCAACATCGGCCACGGTTTTGACCTGTGGGACGGTGGCTCCGCGGCCATCCACCAGAGCGTCGCCCGCGACAACAGCGGCAATGGCATCGTGGTCGGCACCACCGCCGACAACGTGGTCATCGGCAACTGCGACCTGCGCGCCAACCGCGAGTACGGCATCGTGGTGGCCGCCGCCGGCTCCGGCCGCGTCCACGCCAACCGCTGCCGGGAAAACCTGCTCGGCGGCATGGCCGTCCGCACCGCCGCCGCCCGCCTGATCTTCGAGAACAACATCCTCGAAAAGAACCTCGGCCCCGGCCTGGCGCTGGAGAAAGGCCTGCTGCCTACCGCCTTCTCCACCAACACCGCCACCGGCAACGCCGCCGGCCAGAACGTCGTGGCCAATGGCGACTTTTCGAGCGGTGATTGA